One window from the genome of Natronomonas pharaonis DSM 2160 encodes:
- a CDS encoding 2Fe-2S iron-sulfur cluster binding domain-containing protein has translation MGDDIELTVITAADESTITVERGSVLRDVLLERGFSVYGTVSSRVNCGGRGLCATCTVEVDPPPEPAHWHDAAAVRFGYPRLSCCIEVKEPMTVRLLDKHVWGQVLPRRPDGE, from the coding sequence ATGGGCGATGACATCGAACTGACCGTTATCACCGCTGCTGACGAATCGACCATCACGGTCGAGCGTGGGTCGGTACTCCGGGATGTGCTCCTCGAACGAGGCTTTTCAGTCTACGGGACGGTTTCTTCGCGGGTCAACTGTGGCGGCAGGGGGTTGTGTGCGACCTGCACCGTCGAGGTCGACCCGCCACCGGAGCCGGCCCACTGGCATGATGCGGCGGCGGTCCGGTTCGGCTACCCGCGGCTCTCCTGCTGTATCGAGGTCAAGGAGCCGATGACGGTTCGGTTGCTGGACAAACACGTCTGGGGACAGGTGCTCCCTCGGCGGCCGGACGGCGAGTAG
- a CDS encoding DUF3054 domain-containing protein has translation MSEQSFLEQRLDASTWPIAVGDIVVLLAFIFLGTLSHWPLDAMLADPTIYLAAAGPFLLGWVICAPLIGAYSPGGGSAPNSSIPLAIRSWVPAAIVGFVVRYVALPQRGVEPVFIGIMLVGGAVVISAWRFLYFKLR, from the coding sequence ATGTCAGAGCAGTCGTTCCTGGAACAGCGCCTCGATGCGAGCACGTGGCCGATAGCGGTCGGAGACATCGTTGTCCTGCTCGCGTTCATCTTCCTCGGGACGCTTTCGCATTGGCCACTCGACGCCATGCTCGCAGACCCGACAATCTATCTGGCCGCTGCCGGCCCCTTCCTCCTCGGGTGGGTTATCTGTGCGCCGCTCATCGGTGCCTACTCGCCCGGCGGCGGCTCCGCGCCGAACTCCTCGATTCCGCTCGCTATCCGGTCGTGGGTGCCGGCCGCAATCGTCGGCTTCGTCGTCAGATACGTCGCCCTCCCCCAACGCGGCGTTGAGCCGGTCTTCATCGGCATCATGCTCGTCGGCGGCGCGGTCGTCATCTCGGCGTGGCGGTTCCTCTATTTCAAACTCCGCTAG
- a CDS encoding DUF6498-containing protein — translation MRGRPRPGRRSSRAALVVSNLVPLVAAVLLEWSLTVLLGIYVLELYAVLFWTAVKLPFAERTVVLDEEPTETRFRLFDRGWSTDLEEKRGGIRLFGWLPPVYPRNIPAFVVFTVFVAPLAALVAFIVFALSQPTITTEVVSLLLLGGLAVFLSRGVSFVTEYLWQGGYRDHSTRSLISGPFRYLAGFGVLMIVLSAAVTEASNPDGVSTAAVLVVVVAGKITAELYFYWRDHTEGGRPLFERFLDGDERRPSLPEPPDADPTAILRPRRLAVAGGGLRRGVAYLFVGGDGSLGVLFVGACLLAALVSPGAVLVVAAGVGIPVVALRAFVYWLRYGPLEYRLYADVVIEHDRLLAAPQRRLPRGAVGDVATHEPKLPQLLANESVELRPAGWSDAGPVTARHLPDGERLREWADG, via the coding sequence GTGCGAGGTCGTCCCCGCCCCGGACGCCGGTCCTCCAGAGCGGCGCTTGTCGTCTCCAATCTCGTCCCGCTCGTCGCCGCCGTCCTGCTCGAGTGGTCGTTGACGGTACTGCTCGGTATCTACGTCCTTGAGTTGTATGCGGTGCTGTTTTGGACTGCGGTGAAGCTACCGTTCGCCGAGCGGACGGTGGTCCTCGACGAGGAGCCGACAGAGACCCGCTTCCGGCTGTTCGACCGGGGCTGGTCGACTGACCTCGAAGAAAAGCGCGGCGGCATCCGGCTTTTCGGATGGTTGCCGCCGGTGTACCCGCGGAACATCCCTGCGTTCGTCGTGTTCACCGTCTTCGTCGCGCCGTTGGCTGCTCTCGTCGCCTTCATCGTTTTCGCACTGTCGCAGCCGACAATCACCACGGAGGTCGTCTCGTTGTTACTTTTGGGGGGACTGGCGGTCTTTCTTAGCCGCGGTGTCTCCTTTGTCACGGAGTACCTGTGGCAGGGCGGCTACCGTGACCACTCGACCCGGAGCCTCATCTCCGGGCCGTTCCGCTATCTCGCCGGCTTCGGCGTCCTGATGATTGTTCTCTCCGCGGCCGTCACTGAGGCGTCAAACCCCGATGGAGTCTCGACGGCGGCGGTGCTCGTGGTGGTTGTCGCCGGGAAGATAACGGCCGAACTGTACTTTTACTGGCGGGACCACACCGAAGGCGGGCGGCCGCTCTTCGAGCGGTTCCTCGATGGCGACGAACGACGGCCGTCGTTGCCGGAGCCCCCTGACGCGGACCCGACAGCCATCCTTCGGCCGCGGCGGCTCGCGGTCGCCGGCGGTGGGCTTCGGCGCGGGGTCGCATACCTGTTCGTCGGCGGCGACGGGTCGCTCGGCGTCCTGTTCGTGGGGGCGTGTCTACTGGCGGCGCTCGTCTCGCCGGGGGCCGTCCTCGTCGTCGCCGCGGGGGTCGGGATTCCGGTCGTCGCGCTGCGGGCGTTCGTCTACTGGCTGCGATACGGGCCGCTGGAGTATCGCCTCTATGCGGATGTCGTCATCGAGCACGACCGGCTGCTGGCGGCGCCACAGCGACGGCTGCCGCGCGGTGCGGTCGGTGACGTTGCAACACACGAGCCGAAACTGCCACAGCTCCTTGCCAACGAAAGCGTCGAGCTTCGGCCGGCCGGCTGGAGCGATGCCGGGCCGGTTACGGCTCGCCATCTACCGGACGGCGAGCGGCTTCGGGAGTGGGCCGACGGCTAG
- a CDS encoding MFS transporter, with translation MGDSSDIDYAGRAREALGFSRWWQIVAAAAMMAAVSPYQYVWSSIEGPLAESLDIALPALGAVFSFYVVFQSLSQLPAGWWRDRRGPRALMFFAALLAGGGYIGLAYATSVWQLYVLYSLGAVGVGIVYTVAVNTAVKWFPDRTGLTTGIGTMAFAGGSALVVPYVRANATVAGYADVLRNVGLVILLVLLVGAVLLRDPPEDWLGLDDRADDNDDGLAASLRGRAYTTGEMLRTWQFWLLYAMFVATAGADLLLIANVVRMAEALGLAAVVATAAATLLPIAAGVSRLVLGAVSDRFDRVHVMAVSFVLAGAFRLALVPAGVADAGIAFVAFVLGAMFFSSPLYVYFPAMVADYYGAEHSSSNYAALYTAKVGGGVFAGTVAGALVAAFGWVPTLTLGGALAVAAGLAALLLRPPTDAGLERDDATAG, from the coding sequence ATGGGTGATTCGTCGGACATCGATTATGCCGGCCGCGCGCGGGAGGCTCTTGGCTTCTCCCGGTGGTGGCAAATCGTCGCGGCGGCGGCGATGATGGCTGCGGTCAGTCCCTACCAGTACGTCTGGTCGTCCATCGAGGGGCCGTTGGCCGAGAGCCTCGACATCGCGCTGCCGGCGCTCGGAGCAGTCTTTTCGTTTTATGTCGTCTTCCAGTCGCTGTCGCAGCTACCGGCGGGCTGGTGGCGCGACCGCCGCGGCCCGCGGGCGCTCATGTTTTTCGCGGCGCTTCTCGCCGGCGGCGGCTACATCGGCCTCGCGTACGCCACGAGCGTCTGGCAGCTCTATGTCCTCTACTCGCTCGGTGCGGTCGGCGTCGGCATCGTCTATACCGTCGCGGTCAACACCGCGGTCAAGTGGTTTCCTGACCGAACCGGACTGACGACCGGCATCGGGACGATGGCCTTCGCCGGCGGGAGCGCGCTCGTCGTCCCGTACGTTCGGGCCAACGCGACCGTCGCGGGCTACGCCGACGTGCTCCGGAACGTCGGGCTGGTGATTCTTCTCGTGTTGCTCGTCGGCGCGGTGCTCCTGCGAGACCCTCCGGAAGACTGGCTTGGCCTCGACGACCGGGCCGACGACAACGACGACGGCCTCGCGGCCTCACTCCGGGGGCGAGCGTACACGACCGGCGAGATGCTCCGAACGTGGCAGTTCTGGCTGCTGTATGCGATGTTCGTCGCGACGGCGGGCGCTGACCTGCTGCTCATCGCCAACGTCGTCCGGATGGCCGAAGCGCTGGGGCTGGCTGCGGTCGTTGCCACGGCCGCCGCGACGCTGCTGCCGATTGCGGCCGGTGTCTCGCGGCTCGTGTTGGGGGCGGTCTCGGACCGCTTCGACCGCGTGCACGTCATGGCTGTCTCGTTCGTTCTCGCGGGCGCGTTCCGACTGGCGCTCGTTCCCGCCGGAGTGGCCGATGCCGGCATCGCCTTCGTCGCCTTCGTGCTGGGAGCGATGTTCTTTTCGTCGCCGCTGTACGTCTACTTCCCGGCGATGGTCGCCGACTACTACGGCGCGGAACACTCTTCGAGCAACTACGCCGCCCTCTACACCGCGAAGGTCGGCGGCGGCGTCTTCGCGGGCACGGTCGCTGGAGCCCTTGTCGCGGCGTTCGGCTGGGTGCCGACGCTCACACTCGGCGGTGCGCTCGCGGTCGCGGCGGGGCTGGCGGCGCTCCTGTTGCGCCCGCCGACCGACGCCGGGCTAGAAAGGGACGACGCAACCGCCGGCTAG
- a CDS encoding ornithine cyclodeaminase family protein, which translates to MTDVLFLRSDELAGLATPAEYVDAVRDGYESYGTDGTAAPRTKLTNEEPPGMCTGYLAVLPSVGAMGGYTYAAGFGDGDVHFALPLFDAESGRMIALLDGASMNPHKTGATGAVAVDALAREDATTCAVIGSGAQARGQLRATATVREFETVQVFSPTLESRQSFADEFDDRLAAAVSAVPSAADALDGADVVITATRASTPVFEDADLPDGAHVTAMGQYDRGKYELPPETVARSTYVPDLHDRAFQDAGAFLAARDAGLVDDDHIRADLGDIVAGEAAGRTSDEAITVFDSGGTGVETVAAAWMLYEKAREAGLGERIEFAPGSEALTGE; encoded by the coding sequence ATGACTGACGTTCTGTTCCTCCGAAGCGACGAACTCGCCGGCCTTGCAACGCCGGCCGAATACGTCGACGCTGTCCGCGATGGCTACGAAAGCTACGGCACCGACGGCACGGCCGCCCCACGAACGAAGCTCACAAACGAGGAGCCGCCGGGCATGTGTACCGGCTACCTCGCCGTGCTGCCCTCTGTCGGCGCGATGGGCGGGTACACGTACGCCGCGGGCTTCGGCGACGGCGATGTCCACTTCGCCCTGCCGCTTTTCGACGCCGAATCTGGGCGGATGATAGCGCTGCTCGATGGCGCGTCGATGAATCCACACAAAACCGGCGCGACGGGCGCGGTGGCGGTCGATGCGCTCGCACGCGAGGACGCGACGACATGTGCGGTCATCGGCTCCGGCGCGCAGGCCCGCGGCCAGCTCCGGGCGACGGCCACGGTCCGGGAGTTCGAGACCGTGCAGGTCTTTTCGCCGACGCTGGAGAGCCGACAGTCCTTCGCCGACGAGTTCGACGACCGACTCGCGGCGGCTGTCTCCGCGGTGCCGAGCGCCGCCGACGCGCTCGATGGCGCTGATGTCGTTATCACCGCCACGCGGGCGAGCACCCCCGTCTTCGAGGACGCCGACCTCCCCGACGGCGCACACGTCACCGCGATGGGACAGTACGACCGTGGTAAATACGAACTCCCGCCGGAGACGGTCGCCAGAAGTACCTACGTGCCGGACCTCCACGACCGCGCCTTCCAAGATGCCGGTGCGTTTCTGGCCGCCCGCGATGCTGGCCTCGTTGACGACGACCATATCCGGGCCGACCTCGGGGATATCGTCGCCGGCGAGGCGGCAGGCCGCACGAGCGATGAGGCGATAACAGTCTTCGATAGCGGCGGCACGGGCGTCGAGACAGTCGCCGCCGCGTGGATGCTCTACGAGAAAGCCCGGGAAGCGGGGCTTGGGGAGCGAATCGAGTTCGCACCCGGCAGCGAAGCGTTGACTGGCGAGTAG
- a CDS encoding helix-turn-helix transcriptional regulator — translation MDDALAEMEFLARSGNRIAVLEAVSERPHTRSELAERTGASQATLGRILRDFEERNWLARTDGAYVATPTGNLVADGVLDLRKRLETERRLRPVVGMLPDELDVDLRRLRTATLTTPTETRPSAPVTRSLDILREAGHIRAVSRALNDRTLRLLRRRAVADGCTVDGVFAARAIEALVDDDRLRPKLRELVAAESADIHVYEGPLSLAVTLADGTVSLLLRDDDGVVQAALDTDDEAVAEWAASVHEQHRTAAEPLSPADIV, via the coding sequence ATGGACGACGCGCTGGCGGAGATGGAGTTTCTCGCCCGTTCCGGCAACCGCATTGCGGTGCTGGAAGCGGTCTCCGAACGCCCCCACACCCGCAGCGAACTCGCCGAGCGGACGGGTGCCTCACAGGCGACGCTCGGCCGGATTCTACGCGACTTCGAGGAACGAAACTGGCTCGCCCGGACTGACGGCGCATACGTCGCCACGCCGACCGGCAACCTCGTCGCTGACGGCGTCCTTGACCTCCGGAAACGGCTGGAGACCGAGCGGCGGCTGCGTCCGGTCGTGGGTATGCTCCCGGACGAGTTGGATGTCGACCTCCGGCGGCTCCGGACGGCGACGCTCACCACGCCGACCGAAACCCGACCGAGTGCGCCGGTGACGCGGTCGCTGGACATTCTGCGGGAAGCCGGCCACATTCGCGCGGTCTCACGGGCGCTCAACGACCGGACGCTGCGGCTGCTCCGGCGTCGGGCCGTAGCGGACGGCTGTACTGTCGACGGGGTCTTCGCCGCCCGGGCGATAGAGGCACTCGTCGACGACGACCGGCTCCGGCCGAAGCTCCGCGAACTCGTGGCCGCCGAGAGTGCCGACATCCACGTCTACGAGGGGCCGCTCTCGCTTGCCGTGACGCTTGCCGACGGCACCGTCAGCCTCCTGTTGCGCGACGACGATGGCGTCGTACAGGCGGCGCTCGACACCGACGACGAAGCTGTCGCCGAGTGGGCGGCTTCAGTCCACGAACAGCACCGCACCGCCGCCGAGCCGCTTTCGCCGGCCGATATCGTGTAG
- a CDS encoding DMT family transporter, with amino-acid sequence MSLRRAIGLFAVASLAFGGTFVAARAGQVYIPPLLFVAIRFDLAAILLLGYAAYATEGSIRPRTRGDIGGVLAAGVLTIGLANGLLFVGQGYVTSAVGAILFSLVPIIAPLFAALLLSDERVSALGAVGMGVAAIGVGMVVGVSPSNLLAESGVGAALVLGGAASAALGTVLTRRCEATISSTAQVAWGLPISAVLLHGMSLAVGESAAAIEWTLTAIVSLAYVTVVAGAVGYIAYFALIEEVGALRSSLIFYASPLVAALGGWWFLGEAITTTTVAGFVTVVAGFLVIGHEQFRAAFRRLADGRGQATGGYEPSD; translated from the coding sequence GTGAGTCTCCGTCGAGCGATAGGGCTGTTTGCTGTCGCCAGCCTCGCGTTCGGCGGCACGTTCGTCGCCGCCCGCGCCGGACAGGTCTACATCCCGCCGCTGCTTTTCGTCGCCATCCGGTTCGACCTCGCGGCGATACTCCTGCTCGGCTACGCCGCCTACGCGACCGAGGGCTCTATCCGCCCGCGAACGCGCGGCGACATCGGCGGCGTCCTCGCCGCCGGCGTGCTCACTATCGGGCTAGCAAACGGCCTGCTCTTTGTCGGGCAGGGGTACGTCACCAGCGCGGTCGGCGCGATTCTCTTCAGCCTCGTGCCCATCATCGCCCCGCTGTTTGCGGCCCTGCTGCTTTCCGACGAGCGAGTGTCAGCGCTCGGTGCCGTCGGGATGGGCGTTGCGGCCATCGGCGTCGGGATGGTCGTCGGCGTCTCGCCGAGCAATCTACTGGCCGAAAGCGGCGTTGGGGCGGCCCTCGTTCTCGGCGGCGCGGCCAGTGCCGCGCTCGGGACGGTGCTGACTCGCCGGTGTGAGGCGACGATTTCCAGCACCGCACAGGTCGCGTGGGGGCTTCCGATAAGCGCCGTGCTGCTCCACGGAATGAGCCTCGCGGTCGGCGAGTCGGCGGCCGCCATCGAGTGGACGCTCACCGCCATCGTCTCACTCGCCTACGTCACGGTCGTTGCCGGCGCAGTCGGCTACATCGCCTACTTCGCGCTCATCGAGGAGGTCGGGGCGCTGCGGTCCAGCCTCATCTTCTACGCCAGCCCGCTCGTGGCCGCGCTCGGTGGCTGGTGGTTCCTCGGTGAAGCCATCACCACGACGACGGTCGCCGGATTCGTCACCGTCGTTGCCGGCTTCCTCGTCATCGGCCACGAGCAGTTCCGGGCGGCGTTCAGGCGGCTGGCAGACGGCCGCGGGCAGGCAACTGGCGGTTACGAGCCGAGCGACTGA
- a CDS encoding presenilin family intramembrane aspartyl protease PSH — protein MKRAFAAVAATVCLFLLVQLGSLALVEPFMSAGFQAVEDPSDPTNSLLYIIAILVATGVMLAAMKFGVDRLLQGLVLFAAVFISFYVFTVVVPPVVAVAGLNLVAVALALALGVGLLVYPEWYVIDAAGIVMGAGAAGLFGISFGLLPALVLLVVLAVYDAISVYGTEHMLALASGAMDLRLPVIFVVPLTLSYSFLDADNPESLEDDTPESDAEAEPDEGDDVSTATGDAEPVDTMAEDADTDADSDADADDPAAAEAAPDEHADPFARDAFFIGLGDAVIPTILVASAAFFRPGGVELLSVPGIALTVPALGAMVGTIAGLLALMWFVMKGRAHAGLPLLNGGAIAGYLLGAAAVGIPVVEALGVAPYL, from the coding sequence ATGAAGCGGGCATTCGCCGCCGTCGCCGCGACCGTCTGTCTTTTCCTCCTGGTCCAGCTTGGCTCGCTGGCGCTCGTCGAGCCGTTCATGAGCGCCGGCTTCCAAGCCGTCGAAGACCCCTCCGACCCGACGAATAGCCTCCTGTATATCATCGCCATCCTCGTCGCCACGGGCGTGATGCTCGCGGCGATGAAGTTCGGCGTCGACCGGCTCCTCCAGGGGCTTGTCCTCTTTGCGGCGGTGTTCATCTCGTTTTACGTCTTCACCGTCGTCGTCCCGCCGGTTGTCGCCGTTGCGGGGCTGAATCTCGTGGCGGTCGCGCTGGCGCTGGCGCTCGGCGTGGGCTTGCTGGTCTATCCCGAGTGGTACGTCATCGACGCCGCGGGTATCGTGATGGGTGCCGGCGCGGCAGGGCTTTTCGGCATCAGCTTCGGACTCCTGCCGGCGCTCGTGTTGCTCGTCGTGTTGGCCGTCTACGACGCCATCTCCGTCTACGGCACCGAACACATGCTCGCGCTCGCCTCCGGGGCGATGGACCTCCGGCTGCCGGTCATCTTCGTTGTGCCGCTGACGCTCTCGTATTCGTTTTTGGACGCCGACAATCCGGAGTCGCTCGAAGACGACACCCCGGAGTCGGACGCCGAAGCCGAGCCGGACGAGGGCGACGACGTATCTACAGCGACAGGCGATGCCGAACCGGTTGACACGATGGCAGAAGACGCTGACACGGACGCCGATAGCGACGCTGATGCCGACGACCCGGCGGCTGCCGAAGCGGCCCCGGACGAGCACGCCGACCCCTTCGCCCGCGATGCGTTTTTCATCGGACTCGGAGACGCGGTCATCCCGACGATACTGGTCGCCTCGGCGGCCTTCTTCCGCCCGGGCGGCGTGGAGTTGCTTTCCGTGCCGGGTATCGCGCTCACGGTCCCGGCGCTGGGCGCGATGGTCGGTACCATCGCTGGACTGCTTGCGCTCATGTGGTTTGTGATGAAGGGCCGTGCACACGCCGGGCTGCCGCTGCTCAACGGCGGTGCCATCGCCGGCTACCTCCTCGGCGCGGCAGCGGTCGGTATCCCGGTCGTCGAGGCCCTTGGCGTCGCCCCGTACCTCTGA
- a CDS encoding H/ACA ribonucleoprotein complex subunit GAR1, which yields MKRAGEVVRIAQGLLVARLADGDDDPPDIGTSVVNEELDSVGRIVDVFGPVDRPYVAVSPADDVVPPSLLGEKLYAR from the coding sequence ATGAAGCGCGCCGGCGAGGTCGTCCGCATCGCACAGGGGCTCCTCGTCGCGCGGTTGGCCGACGGCGACGACGACCCACCCGACATCGGCACGTCGGTCGTCAACGAAGAGCTCGATTCGGTCGGTCGCATCGTCGATGTCTTCGGCCCCGTCGACCGGCCGTACGTCGCCGTCTCACCGGCCGACGATGTCGTTCCGCCGTCGCTGCTCGGCGAGAAGCTCTACGCGCGGTAG
- the srp19 gene encoding signal recognition particle subunit SRP19, with product MVENVIWPAYLDANCTRNEGRRVAEDLAVEEPTVDEIASAVQQVGYDAVIERSKTYPREYEPRGRVVVKGADDASKSDLLEAVAAYVTAIRE from the coding sequence ATGGTCGAGAACGTCATCTGGCCCGCCTATCTCGATGCCAACTGTACCCGCAACGAGGGCCGGCGGGTCGCCGAGGACCTCGCCGTCGAGGAGCCGACCGTCGACGAAATCGCGAGCGCGGTCCAGCAGGTCGGCTACGACGCCGTCATCGAGCGGAGCAAGACCTACCCACGCGAGTACGAGCCGCGGGGCCGCGTCGTCGTCAAGGGGGCCGACGACGCCTCGAAGTCGGACCTGCTCGAAGCGGTGGCGGCGTACGTCACCGCCATCCGCGAATGA
- a CDS encoding PGF-CTERM-anchored ABC transporter substrate-binding protein, whose translation MRTLSAVVFAIALVAVAAGAPVAAAPAADTAPADPTCSFPVTETDATGTEVTVEERPERIVVLQPSAAQTVWELGAEDRVVGAPVVPYTSDLDGIEEAENVLQVDDFTVNQEAVVELDADLVLAPNIVPDDTVTSLREADQQVFKFGFGTSLSFVADKTALTGQLVDACDAAAEVNDDYWDRIDAVEERAAAVEDPHVMYFTDNHTAGSGTFIDDLITTAGGVNVAAEAGIDGYDEINEEALVEWNPDVIVASDAEPLPETAAYESTVAVEHGQVVTVDSNDVSQPAPRLVYALETIADGLADAETADRPTDATVDDQPGVGIAPAAAGLVLAVVAGLLVRTLRRR comes from the coding sequence ATGAGAACACTCTCCGCAGTCGTCTTTGCTATCGCCCTCGTCGCCGTCGCCGCTGGCGCTCCGGTTGCCGCCGCGCCGGCCGCCGACACGGCCCCAGCCGACCCGACGTGTTCGTTTCCGGTCACGGAGACTGACGCGACCGGCACTGAGGTGACTGTCGAAGAGCGGCCCGAACGTATCGTCGTCCTCCAGCCCAGCGCCGCACAGACGGTCTGGGAACTCGGTGCCGAGGACCGCGTCGTCGGCGCACCGGTCGTTCCGTACACGTCGGACCTCGACGGCATCGAGGAAGCCGAGAACGTCCTACAGGTCGACGACTTCACGGTCAATCAGGAGGCAGTCGTCGAACTCGATGCGGACCTCGTGCTCGCGCCGAACATCGTCCCCGACGACACCGTCACGAGCCTGCGCGAGGCCGACCAGCAGGTGTTCAAGTTTGGGTTCGGTACGTCGCTTTCGTTCGTCGCTGACAAGACAGCGCTGACCGGCCAACTGGTCGATGCCTGCGACGCAGCCGCCGAGGTCAACGATGACTACTGGGACCGTATCGACGCCGTCGAGGAACGCGCGGCGGCGGTCGAGGACCCGCACGTCATGTACTTTACCGACAACCACACCGCCGGCTCCGGAACGTTCATCGATGACCTCATCACCACCGCGGGCGGCGTCAACGTCGCCGCCGAGGCCGGCATTGACGGCTACGACGAAATCAACGAAGAGGCCCTCGTCGAGTGGAACCCCGATGTCATCGTCGCCAGCGACGCGGAGCCGCTACCGGAGACGGCCGCCTACGAGTCGACCGTTGCCGTCGAACATGGGCAAGTAGTCACCGTCGACAGCAACGATGTCAGCCAGCCTGCGCCGCGGCTCGTCTACGCGCTGGAGACGATAGCCGACGGACTGGCGGATGCGGAGACGGCGGATAGACCCACGGACGCGACCGTCGACGACCAGCCGGGCGTCGGTATCGCCCCTGCGGCTGCCGGCCTCGTGCTCGCGGTCGTTGCCGGACTCCTCGTCAGAACACTGCGCCGTCGCTGA
- the btuC gene encoding vitamin B12 ABC transporter permease BtuC, translating into MVLRRTLSWSAGLTGLLVVTVLTSTALGYAEIGPLEVLYVVLNAIRLPTLADGGVAWVQPFGFPVDESTRLIVTQIRLPRILLGAIVGFALALAGAVMQGFFRNPMADPSIIGVSSGAAVGAVAFIVLPLSVPFGRTAAAFAGALVAAFAVYLIATEDGRTPVATLLLAGVALQTFLGAVISYLLLHAGDNLETAVYWLMGHLQDSTWGRVRLALPLVVFFFVVLLAYARDLNVLLLGEEDAHTLGIEVERTKRILLAASSLVTAAAVAVSGVIGFVGLIVPHMMRLLVGPDHRILLPTSALAGAVFLVATDTVARSGPGQLPVGIVTAALGAPFFLYLLRKREVHAL; encoded by the coding sequence ATGGTTCTCCGGCGGACGCTCTCGTGGTCGGCCGGCCTGACCGGCCTGCTCGTCGTGACGGTGTTGACGAGCACGGCGCTCGGGTACGCCGAAATCGGTCCGCTGGAGGTTCTGTACGTCGTTCTCAACGCCATCCGGCTGCCGACGCTGGCCGACGGCGGCGTCGCCTGGGTGCAGCCGTTCGGCTTCCCGGTCGACGAGTCGACGCGGCTCATCGTCACCCAAATACGGCTGCCACGCATCCTGTTGGGAGCGATTGTTGGCTTTGCGCTGGCGCTTGCCGGCGCGGTGATGCAGGGGTTCTTTCGGAATCCGATGGCCGACCCGTCCATCATCGGCGTCTCCTCCGGCGCGGCGGTCGGCGCGGTGGCGTTCATCGTGCTGCCGCTGTCGGTGCCGTTCGGCCGGACCGCTGCCGCGTTCGCGGGAGCGCTCGTAGCAGCGTTTGCGGTGTATCTCATCGCAACCGAGGACGGCCGAACCCCGGTGGCGACGCTGCTGCTTGCCGGTGTCGCGCTCCAGACCTTCCTCGGCGCGGTCATCTCGTATCTGCTGTTGCATGCCGGTGACAACCTCGAAACCGCCGTGTATTGGCTGATGGGGCATCTCCAAGACAGCACGTGGGGCCGGGTCCGACTGGCGCTGCCGCTCGTCGTTTTCTTTTTTGTGGTCCTGCTCGCGTACGCCCGCGACCTGAACGTCTTGCTTCTCGGCGAAGAGGACGCTCACACACTCGGTATCGAGGTCGAGCGCACAAAGCGCATACTGCTTGCGGCCTCAAGCCTCGTCACCGCCGCTGCGGTGGCTGTCTCCGGTGTTATCGGCTTTGTCGGCCTCATTGTCCCACACATGATGCGGCTGCTCGTCGGCCCGGACCACCGCATCCTGCTGCCGACGAGCGCCCTCGCCGGGGCCGTCTTCCTCGTCGCGACCGACACGGTCGCCCGTTCGGGACCGGGGCAGCTACCGGTCGGTATTGTCACCGCGGCGCTGGGCGCGCCGTTCTTCCTATATCTGCTCCGCAAGCGGGAGGTACACGCACTATGA